Sequence from the Rutidosis leptorrhynchoides isolate AG116_Rl617_1_P2 chromosome 3, CSIRO_AGI_Rlap_v1, whole genome shotgun sequence genome:
TATGAAAAATACAGGCAAAGCATTTATAATAATACCAGAAGTGTCTTTAAATTTTGCAGAAGATGTATGTGTTAGAATAGATTTAGGCGATTCCTTATCgtctttattattatcatcttcaACAGGTTCAACTTCTTCAATATCTGGAATCACATCCCGGGGCTTTTCTAGTAACTTCGACCGCTTTTCTGGATTTTGTAACATTTCCCTTTTTTCCAAGTAATCATGCAGCGTATAATCTATGTTATTAAGGACCACATTAACAAGTTATTTAAGTTGGCTAATTGTATATTATAAGTAAATACGTAATTAGGTCGAATTACATCAAACAATAAAAAAGGATATTCTCTTCTCCATCCTTTTTCATTCGCTTGATCGATACGGTGCTTCAATAATGTCAGCTCTCGCGGAATCCACTGATTgacaaaagataataataataatagttaattgtTTAACCGAGGTTTTGCAAATAAATGTATGTAATATGTGTATAAACTAATAAAACATGAATGCATGTTTCACAACGTACGTGTGTTACAATGTCCTTGTGCAGTAACTTAGCCTTTGCTTCAAGTTCAACCTGACAGACAAGTCAATTTTATCAGTTTCTTATCAACAACACACTCGGATCATATAATTAACATTCAATTATAATATCTACAAATTAATTAATAGAAACAATAAAAAAGATATGCTACGTATAcgaaatgttttatgtcaactgtTAGGTATTAATATAAGTTACTAATATTTCTTACTTTAAGTAAGTATAGACCTCATATATATGTTATGTTTAAGTAAATGATCTACGAATTCCGATATAAAGCACAAAAGCAAAATATAATAACTGTTGCAGCTAGTAAAATTGTAAActtacaaattcaagctttttaagtAGGCCCGATTTCACTTTATTTCTCAACTCTTGACATTCTTCCTGTAATAAAAGATTCAGAAACATTTATATTTCTACTAGAAAAAATCTAATACACATTTCAGAACAAAAGTTTTAAAAAAACATTAAATCCCTCATTAGAAAAGTAAGTATATATAAGACATAATATACGAAGAAATTAAGTCTACGGTGAACTAATTTAATTTCTTACATTAGAGAAATCATCATCTGAAAGTGAATCGATGCTGATATCCGTATCCACCGCTTGTAGCACAAAAGTTTCATTTTCGCCAACTGAACATTTCTTTGCACCTGAAAATATGATACCAAAGATACACTATCATGCATTAATACaagtattaaattaaattatatatttctaAATATAGCATTTTAAGTCAAATCATAAAGCAATTTATAACCTGTTACTTGCATAAGTTGAAACTTTCTTGAAAAGCAACCATTTGAATTATCTTTAACTCTCACAAAACTCCCGATCACCCGACTCTCGAAAGTGTCGGGTTCGTTTTCAAATTTCTGAACTAAACTTCTTCTCAAGTACACAAGTCTAATGTTATCGGGAACAATCGCTGCAAACCGAGAGCGTACCGGCTCGTTTTCCTCTATTATATTATCAACACTTTTCTTTTTCTTATTCTTACGAACTACCAACTTCTCGTCATCAACATCGAGATCCTTTTCCTCCGAATCACATTCGATTTCGTCCTCGTCGTCCGATGACGACACTTGATTTTCGGCCAAATGAGTTTCCAAAGAGTCGTATATTCGATTAAGCTTTATTGTTTTCCTCTTGAAAATCGACTTTAACCAATCATCGCATTCAATAGTCTTCTTTTTTTGGAGTAAGTTGTTATCGGTGCTATATCGCTTTATAATGGTTTCTAGATCCCGTTGAGATAACGGATTAGTAGTATCTTTATTAAGATGTTTTAGAAAATCTATGATACGGGTCGATCCCCATCCGTTGAATTCTTCCTTGTTTGACTTTTCTTCGACTTCTTTTCTGACTCTTTTGACCTTTTTGTTGACTTTCTTCTTAGATGGCTTTGGTGTAGATCTTTTCACTTTTTTTGTCAAATCAATTTCTTCAATTTCTTCgatttcttcttcctcttcaaagtaaGATTCAAACACatcaacttcatcatcatcatcatcattatcattat
This genomic interval carries:
- the LOC139898028 gene encoding zinc finger CCCH domain-containing protein 44-like; this encodes MTNKRKKVEKNEDDCEDWCFVCKDGGELIICEHKSCLKSYHGSCVKVNAKSRFICGWHKCDDCNRPSDFQCYVCPISVCGRCVKSADFVRVKGKKGFCRNCLKLTLLIEEGKDVDSDGEKVDFDNRDTFETLFKEYWLIINEEEKLTLDELKLAKAKLKPIKDSDSDDDDDNDNDDDDDEVDVFESYFEEEEEIEEIEEIDLTKKVKRSTPKPSKKKVNKKVKRVRKEVEEKSNKEEFNGWGSTRIIDFLKHLNKDTTNPLSQRDLETIIKRYSTDNNLLQKKKTIECDDWLKSIFKRKTIKLNRIYDSLETHLAENQVSSSDDEDEIECDSEEKDLDVDDEKLVVRKNKKKKSVDNIIEENEPVRSRFAAIVPDNIRLVYLRRSLVQKFENEPDTFESRVIGSFVRVKDNSNGCFSRKFQLMQVTGAKKCSVGENETFVLQAVDTDISIDSLSDDDFSNEECQELRNKVKSGLLKKLEFVELEAKAKLLHKDIVTHWIPRELTLLKHRIDQANEKGWRRELHDYLEKREMLQNPEKRSKLLEKPRDVIPDIEEVEPVEDDNNKDDKESPKSILTHTSSAKFKDTSEEIMQQAPGSEKIEMAKQLEKFFTSLDKKDKYKQASAAVKSSTQLFDSIDEKSNIDNEDLKDTESSQWYVTRSNGDTVGPVSLSVLKNWIQDKAASESKIYKTGQTKEQAKPLTAVLRLAFPKK